A stretch of Halostagnicola kamekurae DNA encodes these proteins:
- a CDS encoding formate/nitrite transporter family protein, whose translation MDDSEPDTFAVMEQMPTQEVLDSLIESGLHEIRREKSGLLLSGFSAGLDIGFGPLLMAVVLTLSQGSYGDLTTELLLASVYSVGFLFVILGRSELFTEHTTLAVVPVLDRQASIGQLMRLWGLVYVGNIVGGLLFTLLAVVLMPGLGVISPEAFELIATKLVSHQLHWLFVAGVFAGWLMGLLAWLITAAQGTLSRVAIIWIVTATIGLLHLPHSIAGNVEVLFGLFISASITPLDYLAFLSLSTIGNAFGGAIFVAVLKYGHVVRGA comes from the coding sequence GTGGATGACTCAGAGCCCGATACGTTCGCCGTGATGGAACAGATGCCGACGCAGGAGGTTCTCGATTCTCTCATCGAGAGCGGACTCCACGAGATACGACGCGAAAAATCAGGCCTGTTGCTTTCGGGGTTCTCTGCCGGTCTCGATATCGGATTCGGCCCGTTGTTGATGGCGGTCGTCCTCACGCTTTCGCAGGGCTCCTACGGCGATCTCACGACCGAACTGCTGCTGGCGAGCGTGTATTCTGTGGGCTTTCTCTTCGTGATTCTGGGTCGCTCGGAACTGTTTACCGAGCACACGACGCTGGCCGTTGTCCCGGTTCTCGATAGACAGGCGTCGATCGGACAGTTGATGCGTCTCTGGGGACTCGTCTACGTCGGAAATATCGTTGGAGGGCTCTTGTTCACGTTACTCGCCGTCGTCTTGATGCCGGGGCTCGGCGTCATCTCGCCGGAGGCGTTCGAACTGATCGCGACCAAACTCGTCTCCCACCAACTACACTGGCTGTTCGTCGCCGGAGTCTTCGCGGGCTGGTTGATGGGGCTGCTAGCGTGGTTGATTACCGCTGCGCAGGGAACCTTGAGTCGAGTGGCCATCATCTGGATCGTCACCGCCACGATCGGGCTCCTTCACCTCCCACACTCCATCGCGGGCAACGTCGAGGTGCTGTTCGGTCTGTTTATCTCCGCGTCGATCACACCGTTGGATTACCTCGCGTTTCTCTCCCTTTCGACGATCGGGAACGCGTTTGGCGGCGCGATATTCGTCGCCGTTCTCAAGTACGGCCACGTCGTTCGCGGGGCGTAG